The Shewanella sp. NFH-SH190041 genome has a window encoding:
- a CDS encoding IS30 family transposase translates to MSYKQLIEGQRYQIEAYLREGFSYRAIGKRLKVSHSTVSREVRRNRIRDNHYLPEVAQAKTVKRRCQAAKNRVSVTTVTFVEFGLKQKWSPEQIAGVGQLIGYPVSHAWIYGFVQQDKQRGGKLYKALRRGHRKYRKGCRAKRVIIPNRIGIEHRPAVVDEKARLGDWEADTVLGKQGTGAIVSLVERKSKLYLIRKVPAKSAADVSRAMIGMLWRYRSHVHTITADNGSEFCDHQKVAQALKVDIYFANPYSSWERGLNENFNGLLRQYIRKGTDLRTVTDKQIADIERALNSRPRKCLGFKQPAVVFDELRKAA, encoded by the coding sequence ATGAGTTACAAGCAGTTGATCGAAGGGCAACGATACCAGATCGAAGCCTACCTACGCGAGGGCTTCAGCTATCGAGCAATCGGCAAACGCTTAAAAGTGAGCCACAGCACGGTGAGTAGAGAGGTTCGTCGTAACCGTATTCGTGACAATCATTATTTGCCTGAAGTTGCACAGGCCAAGACAGTTAAGCGCCGCTGCCAGGCTGCCAAAAATCGAGTGTCTGTAACGACCGTCACTTTCGTTGAGTTCGGACTGAAGCAAAAGTGGAGTCCAGAACAAATCGCGGGCGTAGGTCAACTTATCGGTTACCCTGTCAGTCATGCATGGATTTATGGCTTTGTTCAGCAGGACAAGCAGCGTGGCGGAAAGCTCTATAAAGCGCTGAGACGCGGTCATCGTAAATACCGCAAAGGCTGTCGTGCGAAACGGGTTATCATTCCAAATCGCATAGGTATTGAACACCGGCCGGCAGTTGTCGACGAAAAAGCACGATTAGGTGATTGGGAAGCCGATACGGTGTTGGGAAAACAAGGCACTGGCGCTATAGTCAGTTTGGTTGAACGCAAAAGCAAACTGTATCTAATCCGTAAAGTGCCCGCCAAAAGCGCAGCCGATGTGAGCCGAGCCATGATAGGCATGCTTTGGCGGTATCGCAGTCACGTTCACACTATCACAGCGGACAATGGCAGCGAGTTCTGTGACCATCAAAAGGTTGCACAAGCACTGAAGGTAGATATCTATTTCGCCAACCCATACTCATCATGGGAACGTGGGTTGAATGAGAATTTCAATGGTCTGTTGCGGCAGTATATCCGCAAGGGAACTGATTTACGCACGGTAACGGATAAGCAAATTGCTGACATCGAACGAGCACTTAACTCACGTCCGAGAAAGTGCCTTGGTTTCAAACAGCCTGCTGTAGTATTCGATGAATTACGAAAAGCAGCTTAA
- a CDS encoding heavy metal translocating P-type ATPase yields the protein MTFYVPDMSCASCVAKIERAFTGGATQAVVNLADKQVQVSGGIDAATAINLIAQAGYQAELVEDAKAAAQQKRLNDQHEYRQRMAQAALGLGLGVPLMIWGLAGGDMMVSSVSQQLGWGVVGVLTALVMLTTGRHFYQGMWRALKVGSSNMDTLIVLGTSAAWLYSMVVVLLPQWFPAGTRHVYFEASVMILGLINLGHALELRARGKTSEAVQKLIGMQSSTAIRITSHGDEEVEISMLQLGDKLRLRPGDRVALDGIVVNGSSTLDEAMLTGEPLPVHKQSGDPLSAGTVNGNGALVYQVTALARDTRLAKIIQLVQQAQTSKMPIGRLTDKIAAYFVPVVVLIALIAALIWYLAGPAPQLSHALVVLTSVLIIACPCALGLATPMSIMVAVGRAAQLGILVKNGEALQTAAAVDTVVLDKTGTVTEGKPQVTDILLLDDEISEMTLLSALGSLEQHSEHPLAAAMVARAKTVHAVFTEPEFFQNHQGMGITGRINGQGWVAGNRALMAQQQITGLAAMTRADDWADAGKTPVFLACDGQLVAMVAISDPVKIDAKAAIARLRKRNIRVVMLTGDNNQTAAAVAKQVGIDEVIANVLPHQKQAQILALQQQGRIVAMVGDGINDTPALVSANVGIAMGTGTEVAIESADMTLLSHQLTVLGDALALSRATMGNIKQNLFGAFIYNSLGIPVAAGILFPLTGMLLSPVVAGAAMALSSLTVVSNANRLKVVKLH from the coding sequence ATGACATTTTATGTGCCGGATATGAGCTGTGCTTCTTGCGTGGCAAAAATTGAACGCGCATTTACTGGCGGAGCAACTCAAGCAGTCGTGAATCTGGCGGATAAGCAGGTGCAGGTCAGTGGTGGTATTGATGCTGCAACGGCGATTAATTTAATCGCCCAGGCCGGCTATCAGGCTGAGTTGGTGGAAGATGCTAAGGCGGCAGCGCAGCAAAAGCGGCTCAATGATCAACATGAATATCGTCAGCGTATGGCGCAAGCCGCATTGGGGCTAGGGCTGGGAGTGCCTTTAATGATTTGGGGGCTGGCCGGTGGCGATATGATGGTCAGTTCTGTGTCACAGCAGTTGGGGTGGGGCGTTGTTGGCGTATTGACGGCATTGGTTATGCTGACAACCGGGCGACACTTCTATCAGGGAATGTGGCGGGCATTGAAGGTTGGCAGTTCGAATATGGATACCCTGATTGTACTCGGGACATCTGCAGCTTGGCTGTATTCCATGGTAGTCGTTTTGCTGCCGCAGTGGTTTCCCGCCGGTACTCGCCATGTGTATTTTGAAGCCAGTGTGATGATTCTTGGCTTGATTAATCTGGGGCATGCCCTTGAACTGCGGGCGCGGGGAAAAACCAGTGAAGCGGTGCAAAAATTAATTGGGATGCAATCCAGTACCGCTATTCGGATAACGTCCCATGGGGATGAAGAGGTGGAGATCAGCATGTTGCAGCTGGGCGATAAGCTCAGACTGAGACCTGGGGACAGAGTTGCTCTGGATGGTATTGTTGTTAACGGGAGTTCTACTCTCGATGAAGCCATGCTAACCGGTGAGCCGCTGCCAGTGCATAAACAAAGCGGAGATCCCCTTAGCGCCGGTACAGTTAACGGCAATGGTGCGTTGGTGTATCAGGTTACCGCTCTGGCGCGGGATACGCGTTTGGCGAAGATTATTCAACTGGTGCAGCAGGCGCAAACGTCCAAAATGCCCATTGGCCGTCTGACGGATAAAATTGCCGCTTACTTTGTTCCTGTGGTGGTGCTGATCGCGCTGATTGCAGCATTGATTTGGTATTTGGCCGGGCCAGCGCCACAGTTATCCCACGCCTTAGTCGTGTTAACCAGTGTGCTGATTATTGCCTGTCCTTGTGCTTTGGGGCTGGCAACGCCGATGTCAATTATGGTGGCGGTGGGACGAGCAGCACAATTGGGGATCTTAGTGAAAAATGGTGAGGCGCTGCAAACCGCGGCTGCGGTAGATACTGTCGTGCTGGATAAAACCGGCACTGTGACCGAGGGTAAACCCCAGGTGACAGATATTTTATTGCTTGATGATGAAATAAGTGAAATGACACTGCTCAGTGCGCTGGGCTCTTTAGAGCAGCACTCTGAACATCCATTGGCTGCCGCGATGGTTGCGCGAGCTAAAACTGTGCATGCTGTGTTTACTGAGCCGGAGTTTTTTCAGAATCATCAGGGGATGGGGATAACCGGGCGCATAAATGGTCAAGGTTGGGTTGCGGGTAATCGCGCGCTGATGGCGCAGCAACAAATCACTGGTTTAGCAGCGATGACCCGTGCTGATGACTGGGCTGATGCGGGCAAAACACCGGTATTTTTAGCTTGTGATGGACAACTTGTGGCCATGGTCGCCATCAGTGATCCAGTAAAAATCGATGCGAAAGCTGCCATTGCCCGGCTGCGTAAGCGTAATATCCGGGTTGTGATGTTAACCGGTGACAATAACCAGACCGCAGCTGCGGTGGCGAAACAGGTTGGCATTGATGAGGTGATCGCAAATGTATTGCCGCATCAGAAACAAGCGCAGATTTTGGCGTTGCAGCAACAGGGACGGATTGTTGCCATGGTGGGCGATGGAATAAATGATACCCCGGCATTGGTCAGTGCTAATGTGGGGATTGCCATGGGGACAGGGACTGAAGTGGCGATAGAAAGTGCGGATATGACACTGCTTTCCCACCAGTTAACTGTGCTGGGAGATGCCTTAGCTTTGTCTCGTGCGACAATGGGCAACATCAAACAGAATTTGTTTGGTGCCTTTATTTATAACTCATTAGGGATCCCCGTTGCTGCCGGGATACTATTCCCTTTGACTGGGATGTTACTCAGCCCCGTTGTTGCTGGGGCTGCGATGGCATTATCGTCTCTGACTGTGGTGAGCAATGCTAATCGCTTGAAAGTAGTTAAACTACACTGA
- the pyrI gene encoding aspartate carbamoyltransferase regulatory subunit, which produces MTKDNQLQVEAIKNGTVIDHIPANIGFKVLKLFQLDDTLERVTIGLNLPSSALGKKDLIKIENVLFDEAQAQRLALYAPRATVNKIENYQVVAKLPVTLPDSITGVFSCPNSNCITHVEPAVDTLFGVQVQGGDVRLKCKYCEKVFSRDVVTERE; this is translated from the coding sequence ATGACCAAAGATAATCAACTGCAAGTCGAAGCGATTAAAAACGGTACTGTAATTGACCACATTCCCGCGAACATCGGTTTTAAAGTGCTGAAATTATTTCAGTTGGATGACACCTTAGAGCGGGTAACGATTGGTCTGAACCTGCCATCCTCAGCCCTGGGTAAAAAAGATTTAATTAAGATTGAAAATGTGCTGTTTGATGAAGCTCAAGCGCAACGACTTGCACTGTATGCTCCTCGAGCGACGGTTAATAAAATTGAAAATTACCAAGTGGTTGCCAAGCTTCCGGTCACCCTTCCGGACTCCATCACCGGAGTGTTCAGTTGCCCGAACTCTAACTGTATCACCCATGTAGAACCGGCTGTTGACACGCTATTTGGTGTTCAAGTGCAAGGTGGCGATGTCCGACTGAAATGTAAATATTGTGAGAAAGTCTTTTCCCGAGACGTTGTCACAGAAAGAGAATGA
- a CDS encoding beta/gamma crystallin-related protein translates to MLNDKLPGLMLALLTTAGVVTSVSAAQGLPEDLSDYHGDKVKVIYKLKDNQTRATVAGSPLFPQANRRHRDPDFERAGLQHYFVVEVEKNLATVRATIHQLEQLANVELAYLEPVSIPSGMSQSDGVNSRNTDFTQYQTYLNGENSDGTKGLNIRAIWELPGGKGQGVDIVTMECASYFFDHDDLPYPFMTMGDTGYSFTWGDHTTKSVGIMTSLDNGYGTTGIANQARQGWADCSAANIVSVADTVKAGSVLQIGMQHFAFGDKDSYCGTSCLVPVEWTPAWRDAISYATAKGINVVIPAGDGRMDLDNAFFNGVFDRSQNDTGAIYVAANDQRGGRNAFSNYGSRIDTSGWGENVTTTAGGPDNNLSTYTRNYAGTSAAGPMVAGAVAALQGVADANGISVTPQDIRDMLSSTGDPQEGNAGIGTQVNLGNAADMLLEDNLQVVLFSNGNFGGNKLVITNDTANLGDFNDVLSSLKVPDGLTAVLYENSNYSGRSKAVTGELSWIGNDFNDITSSVRLVSNVLRLYEDNNFEGRELIVEQNMPTLGDFDNLLTSLRIPDGDTVILYDGANYQGESKVLTGNVATVGDFNDKASSLRIVSDPILLYQHSSFGGQVVPVVESMPSLGDFNDQLSSLKVPDGQTVVLFEHNNYQGASLAVQGDRSYVGNGFNDKASSLRIVTEPVKLFQNANYGGTEVEVYADVPQLSNFNDELSSLQVPDGVTVILYEHYNYQGESVEVTNDTSWIGASFNDKASSLKVIYAQ, encoded by the coding sequence ATGCTGAATGATAAGCTACCGGGATTAATGTTGGCGCTTTTAACAACTGCCGGTGTAGTAACCAGTGTTTCTGCCGCTCAGGGACTGCCGGAAGATTTATCTGATTACCATGGTGACAAGGTTAAGGTCATATACAAACTTAAGGATAATCAAACTCGTGCAACGGTTGCGGGTAGCCCGCTGTTTCCTCAGGCGAATCGGCGCCACCGTGATCCCGATTTTGAGCGTGCTGGGTTACAGCATTACTTTGTGGTCGAGGTGGAGAAAAATCTTGCCACGGTTCGGGCAACTATTCATCAGTTAGAACAATTGGCTAATGTGGAATTAGCGTATTTAGAACCCGTTTCTATCCCTTCCGGGATGTCACAAAGTGATGGTGTAAATAGCCGTAATACTGATTTCACTCAATATCAAACTTATCTTAATGGTGAAAATAGCGATGGTACCAAAGGGCTAAATATTCGTGCTATTTGGGAATTGCCAGGCGGTAAAGGCCAAGGCGTTGATATTGTGACCATGGAGTGTGCATCCTACTTCTTTGATCATGATGATTTGCCCTATCCATTTATGACGATGGGTGATACAGGTTACTCGTTTACTTGGGGAGACCATACGACGAAGAGTGTTGGGATTATGACTTCACTCGATAATGGTTATGGTACAACCGGGATTGCAAATCAAGCCCGACAAGGGTGGGCAGATTGTTCTGCGGCAAATATTGTTTCAGTCGCTGATACGGTCAAAGCGGGCTCTGTGCTGCAAATCGGTATGCAGCACTTCGCATTTGGTGATAAAGATTCTTACTGTGGTACATCTTGTTTAGTGCCTGTGGAGTGGACACCGGCTTGGCGCGATGCGATAAGTTACGCCACAGCAAAAGGCATTAATGTTGTGATTCCAGCAGGCGATGGCCGTATGGATTTGGATAATGCCTTCTTTAATGGTGTGTTTGATCGAAGCCAAAATGATACCGGAGCCATTTATGTTGCGGCAAATGATCAGCGCGGTGGTCGAAATGCATTTTCTAACTATGGTAGTCGAATAGATACTTCTGGTTGGGGGGAAAATGTCACAACCACTGCCGGAGGACCGGACAACAATTTGTCTACCTATACCAGAAATTATGCTGGTACATCTGCAGCGGGGCCTATGGTAGCAGGTGCTGTCGCGGCATTGCAGGGGGTTGCTGATGCAAATGGTATCAGTGTAACACCACAAGATATTCGGGATATGCTGTCCAGTACCGGAGATCCTCAAGAAGGGAATGCTGGGATTGGTACTCAGGTTAACTTGGGGAATGCTGCAGATATGTTGCTGGAGGATAATCTGCAGGTTGTATTGTTCTCAAATGGTAATTTTGGTGGCAATAAATTAGTAATTACTAATGATACGGCAAATTTGGGTGACTTCAATGATGTTCTGTCATCTTTGAAAGTACCAGATGGTTTAACGGCTGTGTTATACGAGAATAGTAATTATTCAGGTCGTTCTAAAGCTGTTACAGGGGAATTATCATGGATTGGTAACGATTTTAATGATATTACCTCATCAGTTCGGCTTGTCAGTAACGTATTGCGGCTCTATGAAGATAATAATTTTGAAGGTAGAGAGTTAATTGTAGAGCAGAATATGCCAACGTTAGGAGATTTTGATAATTTATTAACATCCCTACGAATCCCAGATGGTGATACAGTTATTCTGTACGATGGTGCAAATTATCAGGGCGAATCTAAAGTTTTGACTGGAAATGTGGCCACCGTGGGTGACTTTAATGATAAGGCCTCTTCATTGCGAATTGTGTCAGATCCAATATTGTTATATCAACATAGTTCGTTTGGTGGTCAGGTCGTGCCTGTAGTCGAGAGTATGCCATCTTTAGGGGACTTTAATGATCAGTTGTCGTCACTGAAAGTGCCTGATGGTCAAACGGTCGTTTTATTTGAGCACAATAACTATCAAGGGGCATCATTAGCGGTGCAGGGCGATAGGAGTTATGTCGGTAATGGCTTTAATGACAAGGCATCTTCGCTGCGCATTGTGACTGAACCTGTTAAATTGTTTCAGAATGCTAATTATGGTGGAACTGAGGTGGAAGTTTATGCAGATGTACCGCAATTAAGTAACTTCAATGATGAACTGTCATCACTACAAGTCCCTGATGGTGTGACTGTTATTTTGTATGAGCATTACAACTATCAAGGGGAGTCTGTTGAGGTTACGAATGATACTAGCTGGATAGGTGCGTCATTTAATGATAAGGCTTCATCACTGAAGGTTATTTATGCTCAATAA
- a CDS encoding IS1595 family transposase has translation MNMSEMSFIDWQRQFHSENACLDYLKMQRWPDGFICPKCGHRQAYQIHTRELYECCQCHKQTSVTSDTLFHGTHIPLSKWFTAIYFIGSDKGGISALRLKKLIEVNWRTARLILKKLRIAMGHRDRLYWLSGNIELDDCLVGGKQKGKRGRGAAGKTPIIVAVETQGERAGYIAMQAVNRISHQSVEQFVQAHILPNQYVRSDGLRALTIIDKTQHHEARVTPKELVDEWLPWVHIAISNLKTFIQGTFHGISKKYVQEYLNEFIYRFNRRRIEKQIPMRLLNIAIFHSPMNSC, from the coding sequence ATGAACATGTCAGAAATGAGCTTTATAGATTGGCAACGTCAATTTCATTCAGAAAATGCCTGTCTTGATTACCTGAAAATGCAGCGATGGCCGGATGGATTTATCTGCCCTAAATGTGGTCATCGTCAAGCCTATCAAATCCATACCCGTGAGCTTTATGAATGCTGTCAGTGCCATAAGCAAACATCCGTGACATCTGACACGCTGTTTCACGGCACGCATATCCCGCTGTCTAAATGGTTTACGGCCATTTATTTTATAGGGTCAGACAAAGGCGGAATATCAGCATTACGGCTCAAAAAGCTCATTGAAGTTAACTGGCGAACGGCAAGGTTGATACTGAAAAAATTGCGTATCGCAATGGGGCACAGAGACAGACTGTATTGGTTATCTGGCAACATAGAATTGGATGATTGCTTGGTTGGCGGCAAACAAAAAGGTAAACGTGGTCGAGGCGCGGCAGGGAAAACACCGATAATTGTGGCCGTTGAAACCCAAGGTGAACGAGCCGGCTATATTGCCATGCAGGCTGTTAACCGTATCAGCCACCAAAGTGTCGAGCAATTTGTGCAAGCGCATATTCTCCCCAATCAATATGTTCGCTCAGATGGGCTACGTGCATTGACTATCATTGATAAAACCCAGCATCACGAAGCCAGAGTGACGCCGAAAGAATTGGTTGATGAGTGGCTCCCGTGGGTACATATCGCCATTAGCAACCTGAAAACATTTATTCAGGGCACATTCCACGGAATATCCAAAAAATATGTACAGGAATACCTCAATGAGTTCATTTATCGTTTTAATCGCAGAAGAATAGAAAAACAAATTCCTATGCGGTTGTTAAATATAGCTATTTTTCATTCACCTATGAACTCATGCTGA
- a CDS encoding helix-turn-helix domain-containing protein, whose protein sequence is MQLTGQKIKQLREQKGWSQDLLAQESGLSLRTIQRVEVSDKASNESMQAIAAALQIMPEQLQPAAVESKHEQQLFQWANSRLRTSSAMLILLAASLLLLVYLASDLRHYIDLPVLMFMGVLITLTMILSYGRQGALDTLTAIKYLFNSHHPSVNQATQICRRSQHLIRYTYASAAIIALIGLIAVSIDASAFTQQDQWRTLLSQSMPVLLLPFLYAMVLNETLLRPLICKLSQNK, encoded by the coding sequence ATGCAATTAACCGGACAAAAAATTAAACAACTGAGGGAACAAAAAGGCTGGTCACAAGACCTGCTGGCACAAGAATCAGGTCTGTCACTGCGCACAATTCAACGTGTTGAAGTCAGTGACAAAGCTTCAAATGAATCAATGCAAGCTATCGCAGCCGCATTGCAGATAATGCCGGAACAACTCCAGCCGGCAGCAGTCGAAAGCAAACATGAACAACAGCTATTTCAATGGGCTAATAGCCGACTTCGCACCTCCAGTGCCATGCTTATCTTACTGGCCGCCAGCTTGCTATTGTTGGTTTATTTAGCATCAGATCTGCGTCACTATATCGATTTGCCGGTACTGATGTTTATGGGGGTATTGATTACCCTCACCATGATATTAAGTTATGGTCGACAGGGCGCCCTCGATACCCTCACCGCAATCAAATATCTATTTAATTCTCATCATCCCAGCGTCAACCAAGCCACTCAGATATGCCGTCGCAGTCAACATCTGATTCGCTATACCTACGCCAGTGCAGCGATTATTGCGCTCATCGGCCTGATTGCCGTTAGCATAGATGCGTCAGCTTTCACCCAGCAAGATCAATGGCGTACATTATTAAGTCAATCCATGCCAGTACTCTTGCTGCCATTTCTCTACGCGATGGTGCTCAATGAAACTTTGCTCCGACCACTGATATGCAAACTCAGCCAAAACAAGTAA
- a CDS encoding YciI family protein — protein MWYMISSQDVENSLSQRLAARPAHLARLQQLADEGRLLLAGPHPAIDSEDPGEAGFSGSLVVAEFESLTAAQQWADADPYVAAGVYQQVCVKPFKRVLP, from the coding sequence ATGTGGTATATGATCTCATCACAAGATGTTGAAAACAGCCTAAGCCAACGTCTTGCCGCCCGTCCCGCCCATTTAGCCCGCTTGCAACAACTGGCAGATGAAGGCCGTTTGTTACTGGCAGGTCCACATCCAGCCATTGACAGTGAAGATCCCGGTGAAGCTGGTTTTAGTGGTTCTTTGGTGGTCGCAGAGTTTGAATCACTCACAGCTGCCCAACAGTGGGCGGATGCCGACCCGTATGTCGCAGCAGGGGTTTATCAGCAAGTTTGTGTTAAACCCTTTAAACGGGTACTGCCATAA
- a CDS encoding ISAs1 family transposase, with amino-acid sequence MITDAFSEYFSNITDPRQKAKISYLLFDVLFLTVCAIIAGANGWEDIEDFGEAHFDWLQSKGLFKSGLPVHDTIARIISCLDPTQFQQCFIKWMAQVSAVSDGQLIAIDGKTLRGSYHREDRQSTIHMVSAFATANGVVMGQLKTDDKSNEINALPALLQVLELKGCLVSIDAMGCQTEIAETIVNRGGDYLLAVKGNQKTLHETVSSALKPHIKTAITCLENSHSRSEARAYAVITADELAKQFPKWPKLSSIGATMSYRRTKNGKESLEYRYYISSASLTTTQFANAVRGHWGIENSLHWVLDASLSEDSCQIYRDNAAEVLAVVRHMAVNMLRSETTKKASIRRKQNIAAMKPNYLEKVLASGFTTELDKN; translated from the coding sequence ATGATCACAGATGCATTTTCAGAGTACTTCTCAAACATTACAGATCCTCGCCAGAAAGCAAAAATCAGTTATTTGCTGTTCGATGTTTTGTTTCTGACAGTCTGTGCAATCATTGCTGGAGCTAACGGGTGGGAAGATATTGAAGATTTTGGTGAAGCTCATTTTGATTGGCTCCAGTCTAAAGGGTTATTTAAGTCAGGACTGCCGGTTCATGACACCATAGCTCGGATCATTTCTTGCCTTGACCCTACTCAGTTTCAACAGTGTTTCATCAAATGGATGGCACAAGTTTCAGCCGTCAGTGACGGGCAACTGATCGCGATTGACGGTAAAACATTGCGCGGTTCCTATCATCGGGAAGACCGACAGTCCACCATTCATATGGTCAGCGCCTTTGCAACAGCAAATGGTGTCGTCATGGGACAATTAAAAACCGATGATAAATCCAATGAAATCAATGCGTTACCAGCATTACTGCAGGTATTAGAGCTTAAAGGATGTTTGGTATCTATTGATGCCATGGGGTGTCAGACAGAGATCGCCGAAACCATTGTAAATCGAGGTGGTGACTACCTTTTGGCTGTTAAAGGTAATCAAAAAACACTGCATGAAACCGTGAGTTCAGCGCTAAAACCTCATATCAAAACAGCAATAACTTGCTTGGAAAACAGCCATAGTCGCAGTGAAGCGCGTGCTTATGCCGTTATCACTGCTGATGAGTTAGCGAAGCAATTTCCCAAATGGCCCAAACTTTCAAGTATTGGTGCAACCATGAGCTATCGACGTACAAAAAATGGCAAAGAATCATTGGAATATCGCTACTACATCAGTTCAGCGTCTTTGACCACAACACAGTTTGCCAACGCCGTTCGGGGCCATTGGGGCATCGAAAATAGTCTGCATTGGGTGCTGGATGCTTCACTGTCAGAAGATAGTTGTCAAATTTATCGAGATAACGCTGCCGAGGTTTTAGCCGTCGTACGGCATATGGCCGTGAATATGCTACGAAGCGAAACCACAAAGAAAGCAAGTATTCGCCGCAAGCAAAACATTGCTGCAATGAAGCCAAACTATCTTGAAAAGGTACTTGCTTCAGGGTTTACAACAGAGTTGGATAAAAACTAA
- a CDS encoding septation protein A: MKQLLDFLPLVIFFAVYKFFDIYVASGALIAATALQLIVLYALYRTVEKMHLITFALVAVFSTLTLVFHDDAFIKWKVTIVYALFAAALAAGQWFNKPILKNMLGKEMKVSDTIWARVTWYWAAFFIACGLANIYIAFSLSQETWVNFKVFGLTALTLINTIATVFYLYKHLPEEQRKELK; encoded by the coding sequence ATGAAACAACTGCTGGATTTCCTGCCCCTGGTTATCTTTTTTGCCGTGTATAAATTCTTTGATATCTATGTTGCCAGTGGAGCGTTAATTGCCGCTACCGCCCTGCAACTTATCGTGCTCTATGCCCTGTATCGTACCGTAGAAAAAATGCACCTGATCACCTTTGCCCTAGTAGCAGTATTTAGCACCCTGACACTAGTGTTCCACGATGATGCGTTTATTAAGTGGAAAGTGACCATTGTCTACGCTCTATTTGCCGCAGCGCTAGCAGCAGGACAATGGTTCAATAAGCCGATTTTAAAAAATATGCTCGGTAAAGAGATGAAAGTCAGCGATACCATCTGGGCTAGGGTCACTTGGTATTGGGCTGCTTTCTTTATCGCCTGTGGTCTAGCCAATATTTACATCGCATTTAGCCTGTCCCAGGAAACCTGGGTCAATTTCAAGGTGTTCGGTCTGACCGCTCTGACCTTAATCAATACTATTGCAACGGTATTTTATCTGTATAAACATTTACCGGAAGAACAGCGTAAGGAATTGAAATAA
- the cueR gene encoding Cu(I)-responsive transcriptional regulator: MKIGEVARRTGLTVKSIRYYHDIGLVVAHRSHSGYRVYREQDVEALLFVHHCRELGFSLDDCQALLSLKHDSARSAAEVKRLASEHLQEIEAKIARLRALHQELKTWVDECQGDESSHCPIIHGLAQNCCRKA; this comes from the coding sequence ATGAAAATTGGAGAAGTGGCCCGCCGCACAGGTTTAACAGTAAAAAGTATTCGCTATTACCATGATATTGGCCTAGTCGTTGCGCACCGCAGTCACAGTGGTTACCGGGTTTATCGGGAGCAAGACGTGGAAGCTCTGCTATTTGTGCACCATTGTCGGGAGCTGGGATTTTCACTGGATGATTGTCAGGCGCTACTATCACTTAAACACGACAGCGCCAGAAGTGCCGCTGAGGTCAAACGGCTGGCCAGTGAACATTTACAAGAAATTGAAGCTAAAATTGCGCGGTTGCGGGCATTGCATCAAGAGCTGAAAACATGGGTGGATGAATGCCAAGGAGATGAGTCCAGCCACTGTCCCATCATCCATGGTTTAGCACAAAACTGTTGCCGTAAAGCCTAA